From a region of the Dunckerocampus dactyliophorus isolate RoL2022-P2 chromosome 20, RoL_Ddac_1.1, whole genome shotgun sequence genome:
- the crtap gene encoding cartilage-associated protein: MAPSTLPPRLLWTSVLVVVGLGSVLCQYEKYSFRSFPRHELMPLESAYKYALDQYTGEKWGDTVEYMEVSLRLYRLLRDSEAFCNLNCSSVRRHDEDKFADFPELRAFGNVLQRARCLKRCKHGLPAFRQAMPSRETLEEFERREPYRYLQYAYFKSDKLAKAVSAAHTFLLKHPNDEMMQKNMAYYKSLPGAEEHLKDLETKSYETLFVRAVRAYNGDNFRTSVSDMELALRDFFKVYDECLAASEGPRDVKDFKDFYASIADHYTEVLERKVMCESDLTPVVGGFVVEKFVATMYHYLQFAYYKLKDLKNAVPCAASYMLFDPSDEVMKNNLAYYKFHKDQWGLTDEDFLPRSEAVRYYNQTTMQLEMLQFSRQHLASDDEGEVVEFIDEFLD, from the exons atggcaCCTTCCACTCTTCCACCTCGGCTCCTCTGGACGTCGGTCCTGGTCGTCGTCGGCCTGGGTTCGGTTCTGTGCCAGTACGAGAAGTACAGCTTCCGGAGCTTCCCCAGACACGAACTCATGCCGCTGGAGTCGGCCTACAAGTACGCGCTGGATCAGTACACCGGGGAGAAGTGGGGGGACACGGTGGAGTACATGGAGGTGTCCCTGCGTCTCTACCGGCTGCTGCGGGACAGCGAGGCTTTCTGTAACCTCAACTGCAGCTCCGTGCGCCGCCACGACGAGGACAAGTTCGCCGACTTCCCGGAGCTGAGAGCCTTCGGCAACGTGCTGCAGCGGGCCCGGTGCTTGAAGCGGTGCAAGCACGGCCTGCCCGCCTTCAGGCAGGCCATGCCCAGCAGGGAGACGCTGGAGGAGTTCGAAAGGAGGGAGCCGTACAGGTACCTGCAGTATGCCTACTTTAAG TCCGACAAGCTGGCCAAGGCGGTGTCGGCCGCCCACACCTTCCTCCTCAAGCACCCCAACGACGAGATGATGCAGAAGAACATGGCCTACTACAAGAGCCTGCCGGGGGCCGAGGAGCACCTTAAAGACCTGGAGACCAAATCCTACGAG ACACTGTTCGTGCGCGCGGTGCGGGCGTACAACGGCGACAACTTCCGCACGTCGGTGTCCGACATGGAGCTGGCGCTGCGCGACTTCTTCAAAGTCTACGACGAGTGTCTGGCCGCCTCGGAGGGCCCGAGGGACGTGAAGGACTTTAAGGACTTCTACGCCTCCATAGCGG ACCACTACACAGAGGTCCTGGAGAGGAAGGTGATGTGCGAGAGCGACCTGACGCCCGTGGTGGGGGGCTTCGTGGTGGAGAAGTTTGTGGCCACCATGTACCACTACCTCCAGTTTGCCTACTACAAGC TGAAGGACCTGAAGAACGCGGTGCCGTGCGCGGCCAGCTACATGCTCTTTGACCCCTCGGATGAGGTGATGAAGAACAACCTGGCCTATTACAAGTTCCATAAGGACCAATGGGGGCTGACGGATGAGGACTTCCTCCCCAGATCA GAGGCGGTGCGCTACTACAACCAGACCACCATGCAGCTGGAGATGCTGCAGTTCTCCAGACAACACCTGGCCAGCGACGACGAG GGTGAAGTGGTGGAGTTTATAGATGAGTTTCTGGATTAA